A part of Methanomassiliicoccales archaeon genomic DNA contains:
- a CDS encoding ATP-dependent DNA ligase, whose product MLFSELAEVYRRLDSTTSRLEMAEILASFFKGAEPSALRRSVYLTQGQLYPDFYPQKLGMADKLLIRTLASVIGVKEQTIQELQLKEGDLGSVAEQLYRSKRQQTLFSEPLTLDRVYSALEKVSVSEGGGSQDSKMKQLADILHDASPIEAKYICRMVTGKMRLGVASMTVIDALAIAFASKEERDVIERAFNITSDLGMVAETLSLHGLEGVRALRVKVGNPIRAMLAERMSSPAEILEKMGGACAFEYKYDGVRVQAHIDKGKVKLYSRRLEDLTGQFPDVVSAIKASFTGSSAIVEGECVPIDINTGEFLPFQEVSHRRGRKHGLDEAMEEYPVRFCLFDLLYLDGKDMTEETLLKRRAALASCFSPNDQLRLSEMRVLDNEEAVQEFFMEAVRDGCEGLMAKSIGPDSVYRAGNRGFLWIKYKKEYRSELNDTVDLVVVGAFAGRGKRKGLYGALLMATYNEEEDRFETVSKLGSGFDDAELAKMVEVLEKFRVPEKHHQVSSKMQADYWFEPGVVLEVLGAEITVSPIHTAAFGAVRKDAGLAIRFPRFTGRIRDDKGPRESTTSKELLEMYKMQLKRIDE is encoded by the coding sequence ATGCTGTTCAGCGAGCTGGCGGAGGTGTATAGGCGCCTCGATTCTACCACGAGCAGGTTGGAGATGGCCGAGATACTGGCATCTTTCTTCAAGGGGGCAGAGCCGTCCGCATTGAGGCGGTCCGTCTATCTGACCCAAGGTCAGCTTTACCCTGATTTCTATCCTCAGAAGCTCGGCATGGCCGATAAACTGTTGATAAGGACGTTGGCGTCGGTCATCGGGGTAAAAGAACAGACCATCCAGGAGCTCCAATTGAAGGAGGGCGACCTGGGTTCGGTGGCAGAGCAGCTGTATCGGTCGAAGAGGCAGCAGACGCTGTTCTCCGAACCGCTCACCCTTGACAGGGTCTATAGTGCTCTGGAAAAGGTCTCGGTCTCTGAGGGGGGTGGCTCACAGGATTCAAAGATGAAGCAATTGGCCGACATACTCCACGACGCCTCCCCCATAGAGGCCAAATACATCTGTAGGATGGTCACTGGGAAGATGCGGCTGGGAGTGGCGAGCATGACGGTCATCGATGCCCTCGCCATCGCTTTCGCCAGCAAGGAGGAGAGGGACGTCATAGAGAGGGCTTTCAATATCACGTCCGACCTGGGCATGGTCGCCGAGACGCTGAGCCTACATGGGCTGGAAGGGGTGAGGGCACTAAGGGTCAAGGTCGGGAACCCCATTAGGGCCATGCTCGCCGAAAGGATGTCCTCGCCCGCGGAGATCCTCGAGAAGATGGGGGGTGCCTGTGCCTTCGAGTACAAATATGACGGCGTGAGGGTCCAGGCGCACATCGATAAAGGCAAGGTGAAGCTGTATTCAAGAAGATTGGAGGACCTGACCGGGCAGTTCCCGGACGTGGTATCGGCCATCAAGGCCTCGTTCACAGGCTCCAGCGCGATCGTGGAGGGGGAGTGCGTCCCGATCGATATCAACACCGGCGAGTTCCTCCCTTTCCAGGAGGTCTCCCACAGGAGGGGGAGGAAACATGGATTGGACGAGGCCATGGAGGAGTACCCGGTCAGATTCTGCCTTTTCGACCTGCTTTACCTCGATGGAAAGGACATGACGGAAGAAACTCTCCTCAAGAGAAGAGCTGCCTTGGCCTCATGCTTCAGCCCGAACGACCAGCTCAGACTGTCTGAGATGAGGGTTCTGGACAATGAGGAGGCTGTGCAGGAATTCTTCATGGAGGCGGTCCGGGACGGATGTGAGGGCCTCATGGCGAAGTCCATCGGACCGGACTCGGTCTACAGGGCAGGCAACAGAGGGTTCCTGTGGATCAAGTACAAGAAGGAGTACCGCTCGGAGCTTAACGACACCGTGGACCTTGTCGTCGTCGGAGCGTTCGCTGGAAGGGGCAAGAGGAAGGGTCTCTACGGTGCGCTTTTGATGGCCACCTATAACGAGGAGGAGGACCGTTTCGAGACGGTGTCCAAGCTTGGGAGCGGATTCGACGATGCTGAGCTCGCAAAGATGGTCGAGGTCCTTGAAAAATTCAGGGTGCCTGAGAAGCATCATCAGGTCTCATCGAAGATGCAGGCGGATTACTGGTTCGAGCCGGGCGTTGTGCTGGAGGTGCTCGGCGCCGAGATCACGGTCTCTCCCATTCACACCGCGGCGTTCGGGGCCGTGAGGAAGGATGCGGGACTGGCCATAAGGTTCCCCAGGTTCACAGGAAGGATACGCGACGACAAGGGGCCCAGAGAGTCGACGACCAGCAAGGAGCTCCTGGAGATGTACAAGATGCAGCTGAAGCGCATAGACGAGTGA
- the truD gene encoding tRNA pseudouridine(13) synthase TruD — translation MPFSKPPEPERELGMEVYMTSSKGTGGRLKLLPEDFIVEEISRQLPKVENGRYTIAKIRATNWEMNRLVRQLSKNLGIGRGSIGFAGTKDKRAVTTQLMSFEAPLDAVRAMRVHQVEVLEAYRSSKHLTIGDLIGNRFDVKVRECTLKGDDLKGAILETEAELSANGGFPNFFGVQRFGSVRPITHLVGRSIVKGDLEEAVMWYVGHPHDAEDDEAKEARSRLQKERDFKAAMGYFPQKLTFERTVIGWLAKNPDDHAGALRVLPSNLQMMFVHAYQSYMFNRILSERMRRGLPLNEPLIGDVVLPADKDGLPDHDKHVPVTRENLDLVAKQVKEGRAFVSGVLFGQDSELAKGEMGEIEAKVIEDEGVMPSDFKVPQVPDCNSRGSRRELLCRYEGLRSVPYDDSYEVSFSLGKGCYATVLLREFMKADILDY, via the coding sequence ATGCCCTTTTCTAAGCCCCCCGAGCCCGAGAGGGAATTGGGCATGGAGGTCTACATGACCTCGAGCAAGGGGACAGGGGGTAGGCTCAAACTGCTTCCCGAGGATTTTATCGTCGAGGAGATATCAAGACAGCTACCAAAGGTCGAGAACGGAAGGTACACGATCGCCAAGATAAGGGCGACGAACTGGGAGATGAACCGTCTCGTAAGGCAGCTTTCTAAGAACCTAGGCATAGGGCGGGGGTCCATCGGTTTCGCAGGTACTAAGGATAAAAGGGCCGTCACCACGCAGCTCATGTCCTTCGAGGCCCCACTGGATGCCGTAAGGGCGATGCGCGTACACCAGGTAGAGGTCCTGGAGGCCTACCGCTCCTCGAAACATCTCACCATCGGGGACCTTATCGGAAATCGCTTCGATGTAAAGGTCAGGGAGTGCACGCTCAAAGGCGACGATCTGAAAGGGGCCATCCTTGAGACCGAGGCGGAGCTCTCCGCCAACGGAGGTTTTCCGAACTTTTTCGGCGTCCAGAGGTTCGGGTCGGTGCGACCGATCACCCATCTCGTGGGAAGGAGCATAGTCAAGGGCGACCTGGAAGAGGCGGTGATGTGGTATGTCGGGCACCCCCATGACGCCGAGGACGATGAGGCCAAGGAAGCTAGGTCGCGCCTGCAAAAGGAGCGTGACTTCAAGGCGGCGATGGGATATTTCCCGCAGAAACTGACCTTCGAAAGGACCGTGATAGGCTGGCTGGCCAAGAACCCTGATGACCATGCTGGTGCATTGCGTGTGCTTCCAAGCAACCTCCAGATGATGTTCGTGCACGCGTACCAGTCATACATGTTCAATAGGATACTGAGCGAGAGGATGCGTCGCGGCCTTCCGCTCAATGAGCCTCTTATCGGCGACGTGGTCCTTCCTGCTGACAAGGACGGCCTGCCTGACCACGACAAGCATGTGCCAGTGACCAGAGAGAATCTGGACCTTGTTGCCAAACAGGTCAAGGAGGGTAGGGCCTTTGTCTCTGGGGTCCTTTTTGGGCAGGACAGCGAGCTCGCAAAGGGAGAGATGGGCGAGATAGAGGCAAAGGTGATCGAGGACGAGGGGGTCATGCCCTCGGACTTCAAGGTCCCGCAGGTCCCTGATTGCAATTCGAGAGGGAGCAGGAGGGAGCTCCTCTGC
- a CDS encoding DNA-directed RNA polymerase subunit L, whose product MEIDLLEKDKDSIKIRIRNADMTLISPLVKELLLDKAIDEVKYTAGAAHLSEPTLYVKVKTGKPQAALKRAATSLANDVKEGRDKLVKELK is encoded by the coding sequence ATGGAGATCGATCTTTTAGAGAAGGACAAGGACTCCATCAAGATCCGGATCAGGAACGCGGACATGACGTTGATCTCACCACTTGTCAAGGAGCTCCTGCTGGACAAGGCCATCGATGAGGTGAAGTACACCGCAGGTGCTGCCCACCTCTCTGAACCGACGTTGTATGTCAAGGTGAAGACCGGCAAGCCCCAGGCGGCGCTCAAGCGCGCGGCGACCTCCCTTGCAAATGATGTCAAGGAAGGCAGGGACAAGCTGGTAAAGGAACTGAAGTGA